A window of Gemmatimonadaceae bacterium contains these coding sequences:
- a CDS encoding molybdopterin cofactor-binding domain-containing protein produces PFGVKEELMRAFDLADDRVRVIMPDTGSAYGGKHTGECAVEAARLARAAHKPVKLVWTREEEFRWAYFRPAGVIDVNAGMTADGTLTAWAFDNYNSGPAAIRPMYAIANQRVEFHPSDSPLRQGSYRGLAATANHFAREMHVDELAHTVGMDPLAFRLKNLKDERLRAAFQTAADRFNWGRPRAEGHGVGIAGGFEKGGYIATAIEVAVDRSTGSVRLVRGVSAFDCGAVVNPDILRNQVEGAFIQGIGGALFEAIDFDHGVVRNAHLAQYRVPRFSDVPDLDVVLIDRKDETPMGAGETPIFGVAPAVGAAIFDATGTRVRALPMARGGLRTG; encoded by the coding sequence CCCTTCGGGGTGAAGGAAGAGTTGATGCGCGCCTTCGACCTGGCCGACGACCGCGTGCGGGTGATCATGCCCGACACCGGGTCGGCCTACGGCGGCAAGCACACCGGCGAATGCGCCGTCGAAGCCGCCCGCCTGGCCCGCGCCGCGCACAAACCGGTCAAGCTCGTCTGGACGCGCGAAGAGGAATTCCGCTGGGCCTACTTCCGCCCGGCCGGCGTGATCGACGTGAACGCCGGCATGACGGCCGACGGCACGCTCACCGCGTGGGCGTTCGACAACTACAACTCGGGGCCCGCCGCCATCCGGCCCATGTACGCCATCGCCAACCAGCGCGTGGAGTTCCACCCGAGCGACTCGCCCTTGCGCCAGGGATCGTATCGCGGGCTGGCCGCCACGGCCAATCATTTCGCGCGCGAGATGCACGTCGACGAACTGGCCCATACCGTCGGCATGGACCCGCTCGCATTTCGTCTCAAGAACCTGAAGGACGAGCGGCTTCGCGCCGCATTCCAGACGGCGGCCGACCGCTTCAACTGGGGCCGGCCGCGCGCCGAAGGACACGGCGTGGGCATCGCCGGCGGCTTCGAGAAGGGCGGCTACATCGCCACGGCCATCGAGGTCGCGGTGGACCGCTCTACGGGCTCGGTCAGGCTCGTCCGCGGCGTGAGTGCGTTCGACTGCGGTGCGGTGGTCAATCCCGACATCCTGCGCAATCAGGTCGAGGGCGCGTTCATCCAGGGAATCGGCGGCGCGCTGTTCGAGGCCATCGATTTCGACCACGGCGTGGTGCGCAACGCGCACCTCGCGCAGTACCGCGTACCGCGCTTCTCCGACGTGCCCGACCTCGACGTCGTGCTCATCGACCGCAAGGACGAAACGCCCATGGGGGCCGGCGAAACGCCGATCTTCGGAGTCGCGCCCGCGGTCGGCGCCGCGATCTTCGACGCGACCGGCACCCGGGTGCGCGCGCTGCCCATGGCCCGCGGAGGACTGCGTACCGGTTGA
- the glk gene encoding glucokinase: MTMHVLAGDVGGTNARLAIADVERGAARIVHERDYPSADYDGLGTIVRAFLDEAGARPAQGCVAIAGPVVGDVAQATNLPWTVDRAQVAGAIGIERFGLINDFFAVGVGLEFLASEDLVTLQAGEPREHGAVAYLGAGTGLGVGFRLWGGTAYRVYASEGGHTDFAPRNPRQDGLLRFLRGKYGRASNERVLSGAGLADLYRYLESERVAPKQAAVERQMAREDPAAVVTAHALAGDDALCAQALDLFVEVLGGVTGNLALIAVATGGLYIAGGIAPRIVRQLQGQTFRDALHDQGRLSPLVAKAPVYVVMNTKVGLLGAAGFAARL; encoded by the coding sequence ATGACCATGCATGTCTTGGCGGGCGACGTCGGGGGAACCAACGCGCGGCTGGCGATCGCGGACGTGGAACGCGGCGCCGCGCGCATCGTGCACGAACGCGACTATCCGAGCGCCGACTACGATGGGCTGGGCACCATCGTGCGCGCATTTCTCGACGAGGCAGGCGCGCGGCCGGCGCAGGGGTGCGTAGCGATTGCGGGTCCCGTGGTGGGCGACGTGGCGCAGGCCACCAACCTGCCGTGGACGGTGGATCGCGCGCAGGTGGCGGGGGCGATCGGCATCGAGCGGTTCGGGCTGATCAATGATTTCTTCGCGGTGGGCGTGGGCCTCGAGTTCCTGGCGTCGGAGGATCTGGTCACGCTGCAGGCGGGCGAGCCGCGCGAACACGGCGCCGTGGCGTACCTCGGCGCGGGGACCGGGCTTGGCGTGGGGTTCCGGCTGTGGGGCGGGACGGCGTACCGCGTGTACGCGTCGGAGGGTGGCCATACCGACTTCGCGCCGCGCAACCCGCGGCAGGACGGGCTGCTGCGGTTCCTGCGGGGCAAGTACGGCCGTGCGTCCAATGAGCGTGTGCTGTCGGGCGCCGGGCTGGCCGATCTCTACCGGTATCTCGAATCGGAGCGCGTCGCTCCCAAGCAGGCGGCGGTCGAACGGCAGATGGCCCGCGAAGATCCGGCCGCCGTGGTCACCGCGCACGCGCTGGCCGGCGACGACGCGCTGTGCGCCCAGGCGTTGGACCTGTTCGTGGAGGTCCTGGGCGGCGTGACGGGCAACCTCGCGCTGATCGCGGTAGCGACCGGCGGCCTCTACATCGCGGGCGGGATCGCGCCGCGCATCGTTCGGCAACTGCAGGGCCAGACGTTCCGCGACGCGCTGCACGACCAGGGACGCTTGTCGCCGCTGGTGGCCAAGGCCCCGGTGTATGTGGTCATGAACACCAAGGTCGGGCTGCTGGGCGCCGCGGGATTCGCCGCGCGGCTCTGA
- a CDS encoding alkaline phosphatase family protein, with protein sequence MRALPFLLAFAALHSLAAQQPVRSVPDPGVIATDQRVTPAGVQTVFRGRVAGVRFGPTASVIWVAVPGAAYELDWRDNRVLAVAHFSGTPGVHGVALDPASGRVLVSSVGLLPAGMETSRTPGSGALRRGAAVAQLTAFTASGRVGDSAQATLNSGALGSYMAGAPGVARLANATGHRVAVVPLPANDQVAIIDADRGTVLRTLDAGVLPVAAVVADDGSAAWITNFGGPKPASGDRAARQCCDPMAEPVRVDARGIAEPGTVARIDLVTGRITRTVVVGRHPTGMAWDQARGRLYVADGNSDAVSVIDSRTGASLATLHVRPFFETRIGLAPTAVAVAPDGHTLFVALGGANAVAMYDVAGAGARPTFAFRGLIPTGWYPAALDVSPDGSTLAVGTLLGVGSGTGTTPGSPGKTGRQVYAVRGSVNVIAVPSEAELAAYTTSVARNDRLTLKGEHVAIAVRSDAPPRAVPERPGERSLIDHVVFVVRENRTYDQVLGDEGRGASDSSLVIYGRDVTPNAHALSDQFVLLDHFFASGGNSADGHQWLTQANETDYPMWPLYQGRSYPSEGDDALTYSLGGFLWEDAEAKGKSVAVFGEYAPAPSDSISSVRRRLLAEYRDSASHDAVYFRNAARKTYDTHSDIPSLDKVLVREYPGWTQELPDVVKADIFDEHVREWTASGRMPNLVMVILPSDHTNGTSPGWSTPKASVADNDLALGHMVEALTHSPFWKSMAILVVEDDAQNGVDHIDGHRTVALAISPYARRGAIDSTFYSQPSMVKTVELMLGLPALSMFDLVAHDMRASFLDPGQAPDFTPYRALVPAQSIYDVNARVGALHGPARAAALASSRMRLDIPDAAPSDVLNRILWHDARGWNTPYPGVHQSLFFPMSVDLPDDEREKRGGADSTAGRRR encoded by the coding sequence ATGCGCGCACTCCCGTTCCTCCTCGCGTTCGCCGCGCTGCACTCGCTGGCCGCCCAGCAGCCGGTGCGCAGCGTGCCCGATCCCGGGGTGATCGCCACCGACCAGCGCGTGACGCCGGCGGGCGTTCAGACGGTGTTCCGCGGCCGCGTGGCCGGCGTGCGGTTCGGCCCCACGGCCAGCGTGATCTGGGTGGCGGTACCCGGCGCGGCGTACGAACTCGACTGGCGCGACAACCGTGTGCTCGCCGTGGCGCACTTCAGCGGCACGCCGGGCGTGCATGGCGTGGCGCTGGACCCGGCATCGGGCCGCGTGCTGGTGTCGTCGGTGGGCCTGCTGCCGGCCGGCATGGAGACGAGCCGCACGCCGGGCAGCGGAGCGCTGCGGCGCGGCGCGGCGGTGGCGCAGCTCACCGCATTCACGGCGTCCGGACGCGTGGGCGATTCGGCGCAGGCGACGCTCAACTCCGGAGCGCTGGGCTCGTACATGGCCGGCGCGCCGGGGGTGGCGCGTCTGGCCAACGCGACGGGCCATCGCGTGGCGGTGGTGCCGCTGCCGGCCAACGACCAGGTGGCGATCATCGATGCGGACCGCGGGACGGTGCTGCGCACGCTGGACGCGGGCGTGCTGCCGGTGGCGGCGGTGGTGGCCGACGACGGGTCGGCGGCGTGGATCACGAACTTCGGCGGCCCGAAGCCGGCGAGCGGCGACCGCGCGGCGCGTCAGTGCTGCGATCCGATGGCTGAGCCGGTGCGCGTGGATGCACGCGGCATCGCCGAGCCCGGCACGGTGGCGCGCATCGACCTCGTGACGGGGCGCATCACGCGCACGGTGGTGGTGGGCAGGCATCCCACGGGCATGGCGTGGGACCAAGCGCGTGGCCGGCTGTACGTGGCCGACGGCAACTCGGACGCCGTGAGCGTGATCGATTCGCGCACCGGCGCCTCGCTTGCCACGCTGCACGTGCGGCCGTTCTTCGAGACCCGGATCGGGCTCGCGCCCACGGCGGTGGCGGTGGCTCCCGATGGGCACACGCTGTTCGTGGCGCTCGGCGGGGCGAACGCCGTGGCGATGTATGACGTGGCGGGTGCCGGGGCGCGGCCGACGTTCGCGTTCCGCGGGCTCATTCCCACGGGGTGGTATCCGGCGGCGCTCGACGTGAGCCCCGACGGCTCGACGCTGGCAGTGGGGACGCTGCTCGGCGTGGGCTCGGGCACGGGCACCACCCCGGGCTCGCCCGGGAAAACGGGGCGCCAGGTGTACGCCGTGCGCGGCTCGGTGAACGTGATCGCCGTGCCGAGCGAGGCCGAACTGGCCGCGTACACGACCTCGGTGGCCCGCAACGACCGGCTGACGTTGAAGGGCGAGCACGTGGCGATCGCGGTTCGATCCGACGCGCCGCCGCGCGCGGTGCCCGAGCGACCGGGCGAACGGTCGCTCATCGACCACGTGGTGTTCGTCGTGCGCGAGAACCGGACGTACGATCAGGTGCTCGGTGACGAGGGACGCGGGGCCAGCGACAGTTCGCTCGTGATCTACGGGCGCGACGTGACGCCGAACGCGCACGCGCTTTCGGATCAGTTCGTGCTGCTCGACCACTTCTTCGCGTCGGGGGGCAACTCGGCCGACGGCCACCAGTGGCTGACGCAGGCCAACGAGACCGACTATCCGATGTGGCCGCTGTACCAGGGGCGCAGCTATCCGTCGGAGGGCGACGACGCGCTCACCTACTCGCTGGGCGGGTTCTTGTGGGAGGACGCGGAAGCGAAGGGGAAGTCTGTGGCGGTGTTCGGCGAGTACGCGCCGGCGCCGTCGGACTCGATCTCGAGCGTCCGGCGCCGGCTGCTGGCCGAGTACCGGGACTCGGCGTCGCACGACGCGGTGTACTTCCGGAACGCGGCGCGCAAGACGTACGACACGCATTCCGACATCCCGTCGCTCGACAAGGTGCTGGTGCGCGAGTATCCCGGGTGGACGCAGGAGCTGCCGGACGTGGTGAAGGCCGACATCTTCGACGAGCACGTGCGCGAGTGGACGGCGTCCGGCCGCATGCCAAATCTCGTGATGGTCATTCTGCCCAGCGATCACACGAACGGCACGTCGCCGGGCTGGAGCACGCCCAAGGCGTCGGTAGCCGACAACGATCTCGCGCTCGGGCACATGGTAGAGGCGCTCACGCATTCGCCGTTCTGGAAGTCGATGGCGATTCTCGTGGTGGAGGATGACGCGCAGAACGGCGTGGACCACATCGACGGCCATCGCACCGTGGCGCTCGCGATCTCGCCGTATGCGCGGCGCGGGGCGATCGACAGCACCTTCTACAGCCAGCCGAGCATGGTGAAGACCGTGGAGTTGATGCTGGGGCTGCCGGCGCTGAGCATGTTCGATCTCGTGGCGCACGACATGCGCGCGAGTTTCCTCGATCCGGGGCAGGCCCCCGACTTCACGCCGTACCGGGCGCTCGTGCCGGCGCAGTCGATCTACGACGTGAATGCGCGCGTGGGAGCGCTGCACGGACCGGCGCGGGCCGCCGCGCTGGCGTCGTCGCGCATGCGGTTGGACATACCCGACGCGGCGCCGAGCGATGTGTTGAACCGCATTCTGTGGCACGATGCGCGCGGGTGGAACACGCCGTACCCGGGTGTGCACCAGTCGCTGTTCTTCCCGATGTCGGTGGATCTCCCCGACGACGAGCGCGAGAAGCGGGGTGGGGCGGATTCCACCGCGGGGCGCCGCCGGTAG
- a CDS encoding DUF969 domain-containing protein: MLTLLGVLVVIVGFALRFNALLVVTCAGIVTGLAGGLSLPAVISEFGKAFTLNRYVAIVWMVLPVIGLLERSGLKERARDLIARIHAATTGRVLMAYLALRQITASLGLTSLGGHPQMVRPLVAPMAEAAAETRYGNLPDDTRYLIRANAAAVDNIGVFFGEDIFIAIGSILLIKGFLAQNGINVQPTTLAKWAVPTAVSAFVIHSIRLMLLDRKLKRDLGSRTVKVVPSPTLLPSDPPTHSPAGSGEERP, encoded by the coding sequence ATGCTGACTCTCCTCGGCGTCCTCGTCGTCATCGTCGGCTTCGCCCTCCGCTTCAATGCCCTGCTCGTCGTGACGTGCGCGGGTATCGTCACCGGCCTCGCCGGCGGCCTCAGCCTGCCCGCCGTGATCTCGGAGTTCGGCAAGGCGTTCACGCTCAACCGCTACGTGGCCATCGTATGGATGGTGCTGCCCGTGATCGGCCTGCTCGAGCGCAGCGGACTCAAGGAGCGCGCCCGCGACCTGATCGCGCGTATCCACGCTGCCACCACCGGGCGCGTGCTCATGGCGTATCTCGCCCTGCGCCAGATCACGGCGTCCCTCGGCCTCACGTCCCTTGGCGGACATCCGCAGATGGTGCGGCCGCTCGTCGCGCCCATGGCCGAAGCGGCCGCCGAAACGCGCTACGGCAACCTGCCCGACGACACGCGCTATCTCATCCGCGCCAACGCCGCCGCCGTGGACAACATCGGCGTCTTCTTCGGCGAGGACATCTTCATCGCCATCGGGTCCATTCTCCTCATCAAGGGCTTTCTGGCGCAGAACGGCATCAACGTCCAGCCCACCACGCTCGCCAAATGGGCGGTTCCAACGGCCGTCTCGGCCTTCGTCATTCACTCCATACGCCTGATGCTCCTCGACCGGAAGTTGAAGCGCGATCTGGGCAGCCGCACCGTAAAGGTAGTTCCCTCTCCTACCCTCCTACCCTCCGACCCTCCTACCCATTCACCGGCCGGTTCTGGAGAAGAACGGCCATGA
- a CDS encoding DUF979 domain-containing protein, producing MIGLEAVYLLMGVMLAGIALVNLFDRADAKRFNKGAFWGIYAITFLFGSHLPDFVDGCLVIAMVLVSSIGGLGRGGPELVTAAEREASAARWGNKLFIPALLVPAVTVAGTIVFTRLRVDGVALVDPSQVTVISLALATLVALAVGMAMMRSPAAAPIVEARRLMDAVGWAAVLPQMLAALGALFALAGVGTVVSTLVNRWIPLDTAIVVVITYAVGMALFTIVMGNAFAAFPVMTAGIGLPLIVTKFGGDPAIMAALGMLSGYCGTLMTPMAANFNIVPAALLELPDENAVIRVQIPTGLALLAVNILLMYFLVFRY from the coding sequence ATGATCGGCCTCGAAGCGGTCTACCTCCTGATGGGCGTGATGCTCGCCGGCATCGCCCTGGTGAATCTGTTCGACCGGGCCGACGCCAAACGCTTCAACAAGGGCGCGTTCTGGGGCATCTACGCGATCACGTTTCTGTTCGGCAGCCATCTGCCCGACTTCGTCGACGGGTGCCTGGTCATCGCCATGGTGCTCGTGTCGAGCATCGGCGGCCTGGGGCGTGGCGGCCCCGAGCTGGTCACGGCCGCGGAACGCGAGGCGAGCGCCGCGCGCTGGGGGAACAAGCTGTTCATCCCCGCGTTGCTCGTGCCCGCGGTCACGGTGGCCGGCACCATCGTGTTCACGAGGCTCCGGGTGGACGGCGTGGCGCTCGTGGATCCGTCGCAGGTCACCGTGATCTCGCTCGCCCTGGCCACCCTGGTGGCGCTGGCCGTCGGCATGGCCATGATGCGGTCGCCCGCCGCGGCGCCCATCGTCGAAGCCCGCCGCCTCATGGATGCCGTGGGGTGGGCCGCCGTCCTGCCGCAGATGCTCGCCGCCCTGGGCGCGCTGTTCGCGCTGGCCGGCGTCGGCACCGTGGTCTCCACGCTCGTCAACCGGTGGATTCCGCTCGACACGGCCATCGTCGTCGTGATCACGTACGCCGTGGGCATGGCGCTGTTCACCATCGTCATGGGCAACGCCTTCGCCGCCTTTCCCGTGATGACCGCCGGCATCGGCCTGCCGCTCATCGTCACGAAATTCGGCGGCGACCCGGCGATCATGGCCGCCCTCGGCATGCTCTCCGGTTATTGTGGAACACTGATGACGCCGATGGCCGCCAACTTCAACATCGTCCCGGCGGCGCTGCTCGAGCTGCCCGACGAGAATGCGGTCATCAGGGTCCAGATTCCCACCGGACTCGCGCTGCTCGCCGTCAACATCCTGCTCATGTACTTCCTCGTATTCCGCTACTGA
- a CDS encoding DUF2891 domain-containing protein: MPPDPSTLTPAVAARFASIALGHVTREYPNKLDHVLTGPDDLLGPRALHPVFYGSFDWHSCVHGYWLLARLLRRFPTLPEAPRIHALFDAHLTPTALAGELAYLRQPSRAGFERPYGWAWLLMLGGELARHTTGDGRRWHAALAPLTNAFVARFRAFLPRATYPVRVGTHFNTAFALALALDYAAAAGDTAFADLIREKANAWYGDDADCQAWEPGGDDFLSSALIEAECMRRAMPAAGFEAWLHRFLPRLAQRQPATLFRPAHVSDRSDGKIAHLDGLNLSRAWCWRAIARSLAAGDPRAAIARESAELHLAASLPHVAGDYMGEHWLATFALLALEA, from the coding sequence ATGCCGCCAGACCCCTCCACGCTCACGCCGGCCGTGGCCGCCCGGTTCGCGTCCATCGCGCTCGGCCACGTCACCCGGGAATACCCCAACAAGCTCGACCATGTGCTCACCGGGCCCGACGACCTGCTCGGCCCCCGCGCGCTGCACCCCGTGTTCTACGGCAGCTTCGACTGGCACTCCTGCGTCCACGGCTACTGGCTGCTCGCCCGGCTCCTGCGCCGCTTCCCCACGCTCCCCGAGGCGCCACGCATCCACGCACTGTTCGACGCGCACCTCACGCCCACCGCCCTGGCCGGCGAGCTCGCCTACCTCCGGCAGCCCTCCCGCGCCGGGTTCGAGCGGCCCTACGGGTGGGCATGGCTGCTCATGCTCGGCGGCGAACTGGCCCGCCACACCACCGGCGACGGACGGCGCTGGCACGCCGCGCTGGCCCCACTCACCAACGCATTCGTGGCCCGGTTCCGCGCGTTCCTGCCCAGAGCCACCTATCCCGTGCGCGTCGGCACGCACTTCAACACCGCGTTCGCGCTCGCCCTGGCCCTCGATTACGCCGCAGCCGCCGGCGACACCGCGTTCGCCGACCTGATCCGCGAGAAGGCCAATGCGTGGTACGGCGACGACGCCGACTGCCAGGCGTGGGAGCCCGGCGGCGACGACTTCCTCTCCTCGGCGCTCATCGAGGCGGAGTGCATGCGGCGCGCCATGCCGGCGGCGGGGTTCGAAGCCTGGCTTCACCGCTTCCTCCCGCGGCTCGCCCAGCGCCAGCCCGCCACGCTCTTCCGCCCGGCGCACGTGAGCGACCGGTCCGACGGCAAGATCGCCCACCTCGACGGGCTCAACCTCTCCCGCGCCTGGTGCTGGCGGGCCATCGCGCGGTCGCTCGCCGCCGGCGACCCGCGCGCCGCGATCGCCCGCGAGTCCGCGGAATTGCACCTCGCCGCCAGCCTGCCGCACGTCGCCGGCGACTACATGGGCGAACACTGGCTGGCCACGTTCGCCTTGCTCGCCCTCGAGGCCTGA